A genomic segment from [Flavobacterium] thermophilum encodes:
- the fabD gene encoding Malonyl CoA-acyl carrier protein transacylase, whose translation MGKIAFLFPGQGSQTVGMAKDAADRDARARAVIEAADERLGFPLSSLMFNGPQAELTLTYNAQPALLTASIALLQLVDGEGLKADYVAGHSLGEYTALVAAGAMSFADAVYAVRRRGELMDEAVPAGEGTMAAVLGMEAEALEAVTNEIAAQGHPVEPANFNCPGQIVISGSKAGVEKAGQLAKERGAKRVIPLEVSGPFHSSLMKPAAEKLQAVLDSLAIEDAAVPVIANVTAEPVTKKEDIARLLIEQLYSPVRWEQSVRTLLALGVDTFVEIGPGKVLSGLVKKIDRNARVYAVNDLASLETTIAALKGE comes from the coding sequence ATGGGTAAAATCGCCTTTTTATTTCCGGGACAAGGGTCGCAAACGGTCGGCATGGCCAAGGACGCCGCCGACCGCGACGCCCGCGCCCGTGCGGTGATTGAGGCGGCTGACGAGCGGCTCGGATTTCCGCTTTCTTCGCTCATGTTCAACGGGCCGCAAGCTGAGCTGACGCTGACGTACAACGCCCAGCCGGCGCTTTTGACCGCCAGCATCGCCTTGCTTCAGCTCGTAGACGGAGAAGGCTTGAAGGCCGATTACGTCGCCGGCCATAGTTTGGGTGAATACACGGCGCTCGTGGCCGCCGGCGCCATGTCGTTTGCCGACGCTGTCTATGCGGTGCGCCGCCGCGGCGAGCTGATGGATGAAGCGGTGCCGGCCGGCGAAGGGACGATGGCTGCCGTATTAGGGATGGAGGCAGAGGCGCTCGAAGCGGTGACGAACGAAATTGCCGCCCAAGGCCATCCGGTTGAGCCGGCCAATTTCAACTGCCCGGGGCAAATCGTCATCTCCGGTTCGAAAGCGGGAGTGGAAAAGGCGGGGCAGTTGGCGAAAGAGCGCGGCGCGAAACGCGTCATTCCGCTGGAAGTGAGCGGACCGTTCCATTCGTCGCTCATGAAGCCGGCGGCGGAAAAACTGCAGGCTGTTCTTGACAGCCTGGCCATTGAAGATGCTGCTGTTCCCGTCATCGCCAACGTAACGGCCGAGCCGGTGACGAAGAAAGAGGACATTGCCCGGCTTCTTATTGAACAGCTCTATTCGCCGGTGCGCTGGGAACAGTCGGTGCGCACGCTGTTGGCGCTTGGGGTCGACACGTTTGTCGAAATCGGACCGGGGAAAGTGTTGTCCGGCCTCGTGAAAAAAATCGACCGCAACGCCCGTGTTTATGCGGTAAACGATCTCGCTTCCTTGGAAACGACCATTGCGGCGCTGAAAGGAGAATAA